DNA from Daphnia pulicaria isolate SC F1-1A chromosome 3, SC_F0-13Bv2, whole genome shotgun sequence:
TTAATCATAATTTACCAAAAATTATTAGGGAAGTTGGATAGAGTCTGGCCAGGTCTAAGAAAAttaacactccaatttttttaaattattttttttataattgagCAAAAGGGCATATTGTTATAAATACCTAGGATTCAACGAGAAATTGTTAATTGAAATCTCAAATTTTCCTAATGGACGGGAAATTTGGGTCCTGTGCTGActgtaagaaaaaatcacGCTGTATGGAAAATCTAGAGTAAAAGTGGACTAACCCTATAAATAATTATGCCAAAAGATAAGGAATACAAAGTTttgcaaaagtaaaaaaatgttttctctatatttttagtattttttgaaatatttcgttatCAGGAAATGGAACAAAACTCTATATTTTGGAACAGTAGACGCGTATATGGACaacaaatttcgaaaaaaattgttttcgttATTTCCCAATGTCTGTACAACAATCGACTTAGATTTTTAAGGCAAATCGATTGATGTGTAACATTTCTGAGTTTTGTTTCTTAGTTTAAGGATTATAAACCAAAATTTTTCAGGGAAGTTGGATCAAGTCTGGCCAagaaaatttgtacttctatttgtttgttttgttttcttcttttcacaattttatatttttaaagcgaaTAGGTATTCAGTCATTTTtgcaaaacattttgaatttcatgtcAACATTTGAATTAGATAATGGCCTCTTTTTCTCGCCGTACCTAATTTCCAAAACTAGCCcacaattgtttttattggaaATGATATTCGAgtcttaacgtttttcatttATCTCATAAATCTtggtttaaaatgaaaataggaCGAAAAAgagtaaatattattttttttataatgacAGCCTTGAGGATCGAACAAAAGACCAAGAATGGAGATTTGGTTCTCAAGCTACCACTTAACCCACTGTTCTTCCCAAACTCAAAATGTGAGAATTCTTAAACCTGTTTTTTCAATTGAGAATTTCCAGTAGAATTAATTTTTACGTTTTTATGTTATAAATTTGGAACAGCCCATGGCGTTTCACGaaataatattcaaaacaCCAGTCCTGAGATTCAAACGTTTTGGGGGTAATGTGGCGTAGAGCTGCACCATGCTACTTGGCTTAATTTGGTCTGAAAACTGTGGGCTTCGAACTGTGGGCCGTTGTCGGAACGCAGCCGCACGGGAATGCCAAGATCGACGAAATTTTCAATGATGGCCTGTGTAACTTCCCGCGCGGACGGGTTTTGGCGCCATTGGTGAACGATGGGTCTTCTGGACAGGTGGTCCGCGTAGACGAGAACGTGTAGCGAGCCCACCTGAAAAAGGTCGGCTGAAACATCTTCGAATACCCGTGTTGGCAGGGGGGCGCACATTAGAGGCTCCTTCTATTGATGCGGGAGTCGCTCCTGACATGCCTGGCAGCTTTCCACCCATAAGAATATGTCGTGGGACATGCCCGGCTAAAAGACGGTTTGACGCGCCCGGCGCTTCCTTCGTAAGATTCCCTGATGGGCCACGTGGAGCTTTTGGATTAACTTCCGGTAGGCCGGCCGTGGAATGATGATGCGGCGGCTGAAGAGGACAAGGCCATCGTCTACCGATAGTTCTTCGCGGACAGACCAATTTTGACGAACGCCCAGGGCTGTCTGATTGCGTGGTGTCCGGAACCCCGTTGATATCACCGCCATGGGCTTGACATAATCGGTATCCGATGCAGCTACTGCTCTCAATTCGTCTAGCATGGGGTGGGAAAGGTGATACTCCTCGTCGATGCCGTCATCCTCCATCTCGTCGTTGGCCTGTTGCATACTGCTGATCTGGCGGTTCAATCAAGAATTCATGAAGAGGCCGCCATCATTCAAGTGACATATGTACAGCCGATCAACAGCGTTACGACGATGACGAAGAAGATACACCCATAAAAGGCCGCTCTGATGCATATGTAGACACTCTCGCTCGTTCTATtctaaaacgtaaaaaaaacacacacgccttttttttttccttgcgcATTTCTCCTTTCCTCGCCGTGAAAACCGATCTATAATGGGCATCCTTTTTATGGGTTACGCCGTgacctttttttctgtctccCCTTTTTGTACCCTTTGGACCGACGAATATGACTGCTCTCTATACCTTGGTGGTTTGGCTCGGCTGTGCACGGAAAGGGAGTCGCTCTATATAGCCAGTATCTTATATGACCGCACGggatcgtttttctttctcttttcccctctctctccattTCTCGTTTTCTGGCACTTTTCCTGATTGGAAggagagaggggaaaaagagcCGCAATGTTTATATGGGAAATAGTCTCATATGTATTAGAGTCTTTAGTCTGCATAGTATCTATATAGTAGTAGTCTACATATACGATTCATATAGTAGATATAGCGTAGGTAATTTCTGACAATTCCACTCAGTTCGGGAGAGAGAGGCCGACCACCAAGATTGATTATGATTCATTACTCTTGCGTTAtaacgaggggggggggagagacaaTGAGAGAGTGAGAGCTGGCAGCCAAGGAAAATAACAGAAGCAACACTTAGCTGCACATTCCGTGTTTGGTGGCAATCAAGTTGATCCGTGCCGGAATATATCAAGTCCCGAGCGTCCGCTCCCGATCAGTTAAAAGATATGATGCCGATCGGCAGAGTTTATATAGGACGCATTAGCTCAGCTGACGCACTGAAACTTAAactattaaaataataataaaattaataaaaaaaaaggctagaAGATGGAATGTTTGGATCTCGATCGGACGTCTCtttattgttttcattttcagattattttttttaagggatGGAGACAGATCGTTTTTTTTGCAATGAAAGTTGCTTTTTCTTATCCATAGATGGCTTTAGTATTGATTTAGCCCAATAGGTGGCGATCCTGTTGAAGTGAGCGCCTGCCGCCTGGAAAAATTGTGGAAGAATGAAGATCAAGTGacgaaaatacaaaataggtCTAGTAGTACAGTCAATCTGACAAAAAAACATCCAATTTGAAACTACatgttcattttgattttcttacaGTAACTAACTGAAGTTTCCAcacagctgagagaagcttatgggaaaacggctttttgaaaatttgccaaaaatcaagttttcgtcggacgaaaatgatttttggaCTGGGAATATTAGACTTGTGAAAACGATGTGACGAAACGACGATGTGAAAATgtaaagttttcatttctcaattattttctctttgtccgtagttgccggtttttccaaataccgagattttaaattttaggggcagggagaaaaaagacaggcatagagtggttcgaggttgccatcttggatAGTTTTTAATTCCCAGTTTGGTGCAACCACAACCCAAAAGCTTTGGCATTGTCCTTAAAAAAAGGGTACGAATGGAAGGAAAGTCAAGGAAGGGAAGAATAGAGTAGGGAAAAAAGGGGtcggtttctctttttttcactctcccttTGTCTTTCCATTCGTACACTTTTCTTATAGTAAAAACTATCTAAGATGGCAACCTCAAACCACTCTTTACTAAAAAATATGACAAATCTTAGATATGGGTTAAAAAAAGACTTGATGCCGGaaggttttgaaaaataatgggATTGCTTGGCTTGGcatcgattttaatttttcgacTGCTGATACCGTAATTAGGCTTCCCCCTTTGCCCTGGAGTATTAATGCCTTTAATATCCTTAGAAAATAGTCTATCCCTATTGATTTGAAATCTGAAGTCTGGAAGGACAATTAAGGCGCATTTTGGCAACACTGTATGATGAGAGAGCCAATCCGAAGGGTCTGGTTGGGTTCCACCGTAGAGACCAGGGGTTCGTTAAGTGAACGACTTGAAAACCGCCCAATCAACGTTGCCAAATGTCACGTGACAAGGTTTCTTAGCCAATACAGAAGAGAGTTTTCTAGCAATAAACGGCggacctttttctctctttcttttttgacgaGAAAGAATTGATGCGAAGTATAGTTTTTGATTAGGCGATAGGGCAGTGCTGTAGCCAACaaatcgaataaaaatttcttttcgtcaCACTCGTTTAGCAGCCGAAAATGACGAACGTCAAGGCGTTAGAAAAATCTCCAAACTGCGTATTTTTTGAATATCAATTGACTGGGAGGAAATTTCTTATCCCAATAAATAAGGATGTGCAACATAGAATTCAAACAGGTAAAAATTGTGTGAATCTAATTTGTcttaattctttcaatttattttggaattttgtaTGCAGAGCCAACATttatgcaaaattttccaaaaattttgaGAAGTAAAATAGAAGCCAGAGATcctgcatttttaaaatatgagaCTGGTAATTTACtaattgaattgattgttttatttattttgccaaTGTATTTTTTAGTAATAAAAATTCTAATGTTAGCAGGTGCAGGAGGTAGGACCACAGCACTTTCATCCAGCTCCATTCCATCAGCTCCATCAGCATCTTGTGATGTCTCTGCTTCTTATTCAGCAATATTGTCGGTTTCAAAACCAGTTGTGGCCAGTCAACTAATACCGATCGCACAGAAGCAAACTGTTGAACACACGAAAGATGGTATATTCAActatatttttctgtttagaCTTCATGCTGAATGATTTTATTAATTGATTTGTTTCGTTATAGGTTTATCACAGTCTACCAAGCCACAGTCCATCAACGCTGGCGTTCAACGCTGGACATTCGCAGAAGTTGAATCTTTATTGGACGTGTATTCACAATTCCAGCCacgatttaacaaaaaaaaaacgagcgtGCGTCAACATTGTGGCAAGAGGTATAAGCTTTCGAAAgttatttaatcatttctatttcataatgCCACTATCAATTGTTATATAAGTTAAATGCATATATCTTCATGTAAGTTAAGCTCATAGTATTTCGTAAAAGTGACActcaattaattttattgcaGATTACTGTTGAGTTGATGAAGCGTGGAATTCATACAACTGCAGATCGGTGCAGCGGGAAATTTGCCTCCCTGAAGAAAAAGTTCAATGAAATCAATGACCAAATTCCTGAagccaacaaagaaaaacgcGTCCagtagcctttttttttgcgaatgaaccaagtcttaggGCTGGAAGATTCGTCAACTCTTGAACATGTCCATGGAGTTGGAGCCGCAACCTCGAAAAAGAGATCTAGGGATTTAACTCCTTCACCTAACCGCCGTCCGTCATCGGAAAATAGCCAAGAAACTCGCTCGAgaagacaaaaaggaaaaatcacgAATTCAGAATCAATCTCTTGTCTTATAGATTTAGAAATGGATAGTGCTGCAATGGACAAAGAGTTTCTAGCTGAGATAAAAGCAAGCAACGAAACGAGTTCTGCTAAATCTAACGCTATTATTTCTGCAGCTAAAGCTATTGAAAAGGTTTCAGAGGCTTTCTTGGCCAAATACAGAAGAGTCGATGAAGATAATAAAGTGGCCAAAGCTGTAAGTTCCATTTAATaatctatttaattttaaacaatttataatttttctaacGATGTTGCTTGAACCTCATGTTTCAGATTGAAGAAATCGACTAGACTGCCCTGTGAGAAAATGTTTGgtcctttcaagaaaaaaataagcaatTCTTAGTTCAAGTCAGCAACGTTTGAATCTCAGTTTTTGTTGTGGTTTTATTTAACAATTAGAATTCGACTGTAatttaagttttcattttcaaatgccTTTTGCCCTGTGATCTCATTAAACGCAATCCTCTCTTCAAGAAAGAAATACAAA
Protein-coding regions in this window:
- the LOC124328904 gene encoding uncharacterized protein LOC124328904 translates to MNQVLGLEDSSTLEHVHGVGAATSKKRSRDLTPSPNRRPSSENSQETRSRRQKGKITNSESISCLIDLEMDSAAMDKEFLAEIKASNETSSAKSNAIISAAKAIEKVSEAFLAKYRRVDEDNKVAKAIEEID